The Flavobacteriales bacterium genome includes a region encoding these proteins:
- a CDS encoding CRTAC1 family protein, with translation MIRLLSLILLVHLIACSGSGQEALFQKIEIGPLVETPSGSRSCNFLDVDNDGLEDILITNGTSGGEDNMLYLNLDGDEFQLLDGPVTNDNSPSDGSSCADYDNDGWIDIFTVNWYNVPNLLYQNDGTGAFIEIDTGLVSTSNTYSETASWGDADNDGLLDLYVTNSAGNRRNQLFRNTGTGYFEKLDDIVPTSDLDYSRNVTWTDYDMDGDMDIYVTNENGQVNDLYRNDGDFEFVKVLGNGLVLDALTTMSSSWADVDNDGDQDVFLANYDQDNQLFLNDGEGEFSSVEGPWEGGGGCSFSSNFADYDNDGDLDLFVTNGFCQTDLNNFLYENLGNGDFQQVMSEPMAIDSGSSYGCAWGDYNNDGFQDLIVANWQDETQSNYLYKNLGNSNHWLEMRLEGVQSNRSAIGAKVYCYAVLGGENVTQLREVSAQTGYCGQNSLIVHFGLGDATTVESIRIEWPSGIIQQLEGLEADQIVN, from the coding sequence AGATCGGTCCATTGGTCGAAACACCATCTGGCTCAAGGAGCTGCAACTTCCTGGATGTGGATAATGACGGTCTGGAGGACATTCTCATCACCAACGGCACCTCAGGAGGAGAGGATAACATGCTCTATCTCAACCTGGATGGAGATGAATTCCAATTGCTGGATGGACCGGTGACCAATGACAATAGCCCCTCGGACGGAAGCAGCTGTGCAGACTATGACAATGATGGCTGGATAGACATCTTCACGGTCAACTGGTACAATGTGCCGAATCTCCTCTATCAGAACGATGGCACTGGAGCCTTCATAGAGATCGATACCGGTCTGGTGAGCACCTCCAATACCTATTCTGAGACCGCATCATGGGGCGATGCTGATAACGATGGTCTGCTCGACCTTTATGTGACCAACAGCGCAGGAAATCGGAGAAACCAACTCTTCAGAAATACGGGTACCGGCTATTTTGAGAAATTGGATGATATCGTTCCCACTTCGGATCTGGATTACTCCCGCAATGTGACGTGGACCGATTACGACATGGATGGCGATATGGATATCTACGTCACTAATGAGAATGGTCAGGTCAACGACCTGTATAGGAATGATGGAGATTTCGAGTTCGTCAAAGTGCTTGGAAATGGACTCGTACTCGATGCATTGACCACGATGAGCAGCTCATGGGCGGATGTAGACAATGACGGGGATCAGGATGTCTTCTTGGCCAATTATGACCAGGACAATCAGCTTTTCTTGAATGACGGTGAGGGTGAATTCAGCTCTGTAGAGGGGCCATGGGAAGGCGGTGGAGGATGCTCATTCTCCAGCAATTTCGCGGACTATGATAACGATGGCGATCTTGACCTATTCGTGACCAACGGATTCTGTCAGACCGACCTGAACAACTTCCTATATGAGAACTTAGGTAATGGAGATTTCCAGCAAGTGATGTCGGAACCCATGGCCATAGACAGCGGTTCATCCTATGGATGTGCATGGGGAGACTATAACAACGATGGATTCCAGGATCTGATAGTTGCGAATTGGCAAGACGAGACCCAGTCCAATTACCTCTACAAGAATCTGGGTAATTCAAATCACTGGTTAGAAATGCGTCTGGAAGGGGTACAGTCCAATCGATCGGCCATTGGAGCGAAGGTCTATTGCTATGCAGTTCTCGGAGGGGAGAATGTCACGCAGTTGCGCGAAGTATCCGCCCAGACGGGGTACTGCGGTCAGAACAGCCTGATCGTTCATTTCGGATTAGGGGATGCTACTACGGTCGAATCCATCCGCATAGAGTGGCCCTCGGGAATCATCCAACAACTAGAAGGTCTGGAGGCCGATCAGATAGTGAATG